From Psychrobacillus sp. FSL K6-2836, a single genomic window includes:
- a CDS encoding CHASE3 domain-containing protein — translation MENKWKFGIRSKITIGYIIIIICLFASVIILNNQIRSLQQERNYLLQYNNEVETLTNNVEKFVMDMQAGQRGFIITGNEIYLEPYYKAAGEWQIEFEELYQLMADKPDQQQKLQVVRETIDLWIAEAGENAIRLKRDNNDAAIQEFYANDRGREYMQSIRIQFNDFRESEREIAQVRAEELDRQNNTLTVGLFGLLLAVSIIAITISNQVSKSIVRTINEVAQTIKKIASENGDLKERINVNTNDEINELANATNELLDNLDDREWLQTNLAEIVTKYQGVASIDALAKVFMSEIAIMTNSSFGAFYVRETNDHENYFIKKASFADTSPPQKEIGRESFRLGQGLIGQCAQEKHSFVFNEIPKDYRYISTGLGEVPPRSIFIVPILFEEDVIAVMELATMYEYSKLQQDLVKQIVETFGLSINSVMGRMEIVRLLNESRAMTEELQVQSEELQTQSEELQMQTEELTQINEQLEEKTKDAETKTEELEKIRQELEEKAEQLTLHSNYKSEFLANMSHELRTPLNSILILSEMLAENAQGRLADEDAEFANVIHSSGEDLLSLINDILDLSKVEAGKFEVLFEEVNLSELPVHMEHVFSPVAQKKDLEFHIFKAEDVKDLFFTDEKRFQQILKNLLSNAFKFTKQGSVALTIKQIDSQLQTEEMRAISKDWLEVSIADTGIGIPIDKHELIFETFQQADGATVRKYGGTGLGLSICKEFAKLLGGWITLQSEEGVGSIFKLIVPSLPNGLILDKHLNIGYSEVAATHVSLEPLTDFVPDFASLDMQEHKIKEKNEMLASLHDHSNVFQDKNILIVDDDYRNIYALKTALERRGMNTLIAKDGIECLDILQGEAEIDIVLMDIMMPNMDGYETMSRIRNDLQFKELPVIALTAKAMKNDRDKCLEAGASDYISKPLNLDQLFSVLRVWLVS, via the coding sequence ATGGAGAATAAATGGAAGTTTGGTATACGTTCTAAGATTACCATCGGATACATCATTATTATTATTTGTTTATTTGCTTCCGTTATTATATTGAACAATCAAATTCGTTCACTTCAGCAAGAAAGAAATTATCTCCTTCAATATAATAACGAAGTAGAAACATTGACAAATAACGTAGAAAAATTCGTGATGGACATGCAGGCAGGTCAGCGAGGATTTATTATTACAGGGAATGAAATCTACTTAGAGCCTTACTATAAAGCAGCGGGTGAGTGGCAGATTGAATTCGAGGAACTGTATCAGTTAATGGCTGACAAACCAGATCAGCAACAAAAACTCCAAGTGGTAAGAGAAACAATTGACCTATGGATAGCTGAGGCTGGGGAAAATGCGATAAGACTTAAAAGGGATAATAATGATGCTGCTATTCAAGAATTCTATGCAAATGATCGTGGTCGCGAATATATGCAGTCTATAAGAATCCAGTTTAATGACTTTCGAGAATCTGAAAGAGAAATTGCACAAGTTAGAGCTGAGGAGTTAGATAGGCAAAATAATACATTAACTGTAGGATTATTTGGACTACTCCTTGCTGTTTCTATAATTGCGATAACAATATCAAACCAGGTTTCCAAATCGATTGTGAGAACAATTAATGAAGTAGCGCAAACCATAAAAAAAATTGCTTCTGAAAATGGTGATCTCAAAGAAAGAATAAATGTAAACACTAATGATGAAATAAACGAGCTTGCAAATGCAACAAATGAGCTATTGGATAACTTGGATGACCGAGAATGGTTACAAACAAATCTAGCTGAAATTGTGACAAAATATCAGGGCGTTGCTTCTATAGACGCACTTGCAAAAGTATTTATGTCTGAAATAGCTATAATGACCAACTCTTCATTTGGTGCATTTTATGTAAGAGAAACAAACGATCACGAGAATTATTTCATCAAGAAAGCATCCTTTGCCGATACTTCTCCTCCTCAGAAGGAAATAGGAAGAGAAAGTTTTCGTTTAGGGCAAGGCTTGATTGGACAGTGTGCACAAGAGAAACATAGCTTTGTATTTAATGAAATACCAAAAGATTATCGCTATATATCTACAGGTTTAGGGGAGGTACCCCCTCGTAGTATATTTATTGTTCCTATATTGTTTGAAGAGGACGTCATTGCAGTGATGGAACTTGCTACCATGTATGAATATAGTAAGCTACAGCAGGACTTAGTAAAACAAATTGTGGAAACCTTTGGATTGTCCATTAATAGTGTAATGGGACGTATGGAAATTGTTCGACTATTAAACGAATCCAGAGCAATGACAGAGGAATTACAAGTACAGTCTGAAGAATTACAAACTCAATCCGAAGAGCTTCAAATGCAAACGGAAGAATTAACACAAATTAATGAACAATTAGAAGAAAAAACAAAGGATGCGGAAACAAAAACCGAAGAGCTAGAGAAAATTAGACAAGAATTAGAAGAAAAGGCAGAGCAACTTACACTACATTCAAACTATAAATCAGAGTTTCTTGCGAATATGTCTCATGAACTCCGAACACCTTTGAACAGTATCCTCATACTTTCGGAAATGCTAGCAGAAAACGCTCAAGGGCGTTTAGCAGATGAGGATGCGGAGTTTGCAAATGTTATACATTCTTCAGGGGAAGATTTACTCTCATTAATAAATGATATATTAGATCTTTCTAAGGTAGAGGCAGGTAAATTCGAAGTTCTATTTGAAGAAGTGAATTTAAGTGAATTACCTGTACATATGGAGCATGTATTCTCACCTGTTGCACAGAAGAAAGATTTAGAATTTCATATTTTCAAAGCGGAGGATGTAAAAGACCTTTTCTTTACAGATGAAAAAAGGTTTCAGCAAATTTTAAAAAATCTTCTATCAAATGCTTTTAAATTCACTAAACAAGGTTCCGTTGCTTTAACGATTAAACAAATTGATAGCCAATTGCAAACAGAGGAAATGAGAGCAATAAGTAAAGATTGGTTGGAAGTATCGATAGCCGACACTGGCATCGGTATTCCGATAGACAAGCATGAGCTTATCTTTGAAACATTCCAGCAAGCAGATGGCGCAACTGTTCGTAAGTATGGCGGAACAGGTCTTGGTTTATCTATTTGTAAAGAGTTTGCTAAGCTCCTTGGTGGCTGGATTACTCTTCAAAGTGAAGAGGGTGTAGGTAGCATATTTAAACTGATTGTTCCCAGTTTACCAAACGGCCTTATTTTAGATAAACATCTAAATATAGGTTATTCAGAAGTAGCTGCCACACATGTATCATTGGAGCCGCTCACAGATTTTGTGCCAGACTTCGCTAGTCTAGATATGCAAGAGCACAAAATAAAAGAAAAAAATGAAATGTTAGCTTCTTTGCATGATCATTCGAATGTCTTCCAAGACAAAAACATCTTAATCGTTGATGATGATTACCGTAATATATATGCTCTTAAAACAGCCCTTGAAAGAAGGGGTATGAATACTCTTATAGCTAAAGACGGTATCGAATGTTTGGATATACTACAGGGTGAAGCCGAAATTGATATTGTATTAATGGACATCATGATGCCGAATATGGATGGATATGAAACGATGTCTAGAATTAGAAATGATCTACAATTTAAAGAATTGCCTGTTATAGCTTTAACAGCCAAAGCAATGAAAAATGATCGAGATAAGTGTCTGGAAGCTGGTGCTTCTGACTACATCAGTAAACCGCTAAATCTAGATCAACTATTCTCTGTACTTCGAGTATGGTTAGTATCTTAA
- a CDS encoding CheR family methyltransferase, with translation MDKQCENMELEAVDIQYEGMEIDFLLEAIYRLSGFDFRKYNRSSISRRIHNRMNINGLETITGLLDKVIHEEDFLEQMLNDFSINVTEMFRNPSFFKAFRKEVVPILREYPEIRIWHAGCATGEEVYSMAILLEEEGLKDKTVIYATDMNEQVLEKASKGAFPIQKMQAYTKNYMLAGGNYAFSEYYKADHQYAYFHPSILENIIFAQHNLVTDQSFNEFHVIICRNVLIYFTSELQEQVQHLFYESLSPKGFLGLGDKETLRFSQTMENYQEIAGNERIYQRVR, from the coding sequence ATGGACAAGCAATGTGAAAATATGGAACTTGAAGCCGTAGATATACAATACGAAGGCATGGAAATCGATTTCTTGCTAGAAGCAATCTATCGCTTATCAGGATTCGATTTTCGGAAATACAATCGATCTTCCATTTCTCGTCGTATTCACAATCGCATGAATATTAATGGCCTTGAGACGATCACAGGTTTACTCGATAAGGTGATACATGAAGAGGATTTTTTAGAACAAATGCTAAATGATTTTTCTATCAACGTAACAGAAATGTTTCGTAACCCCAGCTTCTTCAAAGCTTTTAGAAAAGAAGTAGTACCTATTCTTCGTGAGTATCCAGAGATTCGTATTTGGCATGCTGGATGTGCGACGGGTGAAGAGGTATACTCCATGGCAATTTTGTTAGAAGAAGAGGGACTCAAGGACAAAACAGTCATATATGCGACAGATATGAATGAACAAGTATTAGAAAAGGCTAGCAAAGGAGCTTTTCCTATCCAGAAAATGCAAGCATATACAAAAAACTATATGCTTGCTGGGGGAAATTACGCATTTTCTGAGTACTATAAAGCAGATCATCAATATGCTTATTTCCACCCGTCGATACTAGAAAACATTATCTTTGCACAGCATAACCTAGTGACAGATCAATCGTTCAATGAGTTTCATGTTATTATATGCCGAAATGTCCTTATTTACTTTACTTCAGAGCTTCAGGAGCAGGTACAACATCTGTTCTATGAGAGTTTAAGTCCTAAGGGCTTCCTCGGGTTGGGGGACAAAGAAACGCTCCGATTCTCTCAAACCATGGAAAATTATCAAGAAATAGCAGGCAACGAACGTATTTATCAAAGGGTTAGATAA
- a CDS encoding SpoIIE family protein phosphatase translates to MTILLVDDNTVNLFVIEKILDSAGYKDTVPLTSAQMLFDYLQLDNPNPTFNSVDLILLDIMMPEIDGIEACKRIKQNERFKDIQIIFVTALEDKNKLAEALDIGGIDYITKPINKVELLARIRVALRLKAELDWHTQHENKIQYELDLATHVQRSLLTPPFKEEKIQIEVSYLPSFNLAGDMYYWHKISEHRYAIVLLDMMGHGISASLVCMFISSVLRESIKQLVDPELVIKELNRYMLVLHNEKIGIPYYFTAIYMVVDTELKTIEYVNAGHPPGFALVDDNKMIPIDKGSCAVGFFDEIEVKKEVITYEKDIQIILYTDGVLEAMGPCEIESEKQLEHLASKKWNQSQSLIDNLLTKDKQTAQPDDMCLLMIKSKK, encoded by the coding sequence ATGACGATTCTACTGGTAGATGACAATACAGTCAATCTATTTGTAATAGAAAAAATATTAGATAGCGCTGGTTATAAAGATACTGTACCACTAACATCGGCTCAAATGTTATTTGATTATTTACAGCTGGACAACCCAAATCCAACCTTTAATTCGGTGGATTTAATCTTACTAGACATTATGATGCCCGAAATTGATGGCATTGAGGCTTGTAAACGCATCAAACAAAATGAGCGATTTAAGGATATCCAAATTATTTTTGTAACAGCACTAGAGGATAAAAACAAATTAGCTGAAGCTCTTGATATTGGTGGAATCGATTACATAACTAAGCCAATAAATAAAGTAGAGCTATTAGCACGAATTCGTGTAGCCCTTCGTTTAAAGGCAGAACTTGATTGGCATACACAGCATGAAAACAAAATTCAATACGAACTAGACTTAGCTACACATGTCCAAAGAAGTCTTTTAACTCCTCCCTTTAAAGAAGAAAAGATTCAAATAGAAGTATCATACCTCCCCTCCTTTAATCTTGCGGGGGACATGTACTATTGGCATAAAATAAGTGAACATCGATATGCAATCGTTTTGTTGGACATGATGGGACATGGTATTTCTGCTTCCCTAGTATGTATGTTTATATCCTCTGTATTAAGAGAATCTATTAAGCAATTAGTAGATCCCGAACTTGTTATAAAGGAGTTAAATCGCTATATGCTTGTTTTACATAACGAGAAGATTGGAATTCCTTATTATTTTACAGCCATATATATGGTAGTAGACACAGAACTGAAAACAATAGAGTACGTGAATGCTGGTCATCCACCGGGATTTGCACTTGTCGACGATAACAAAATGATTCCAATAGATAAAGGAAGCTGTGCCGTCGGATTCTTTGATGAGATAGAGGTAAAAAAAGAGGTCATTACGTACGAGAAAGATATACAAATTATATTGTATACAGATGGCGTTTTAGAAGCAATGGGACCATGTGAAATAGAATCAGAAAAGCAGCTTGAACATTTAGCTTCTAAAAAGTGGAACCAATCACAGTCACTGATTGATAACCTATTAACAAAAGATAAACAAACGGCTCAACCAGACGATATGTGTTTGTTAATGATTAAATCTAAGAAATAA
- a CDS encoding ABC transporter permease subunit, producing the protein MNSFIVLVNKEFTQMIRDFKIIWLPLVFILLGITQPVMTYYLPTILEALGSGQGITIDPSMTAQQGGEILAGTLASQFDQLGIMIIAISLMGIIQTDKANGMLAFILTRPVAVRSYVGGKIASNYIFTAFSITVGYLASYLYVNFLFTNVAVSDMLIGLLFYLVWVLFIVSFTTMISTLINSPGLIALISIACLIACRVIVGLSSVIDLVNPASMSMYAMEVLITGSVNSNAIGNLALTFLCVILAVFVTNYWISNKKFSNE; encoded by the coding sequence ATGAATAGCTTTATAGTCCTCGTAAACAAAGAATTTACCCAGATGATACGAGATTTTAAAATCATTTGGCTGCCGCTAGTATTTATCTTATTAGGCATTACACAACCTGTAATGACATATTACTTACCTACCATATTAGAAGCTTTAGGGAGCGGTCAAGGCATTACGATTGACCCTAGTATGACTGCTCAGCAAGGTGGAGAGATTTTAGCTGGAACGTTAGCTTCACAATTTGACCAACTAGGAATTATGATTATCGCAATCTCTTTGATGGGGATTATACAAACCGATAAAGCGAACGGAATGCTAGCCTTTATATTAACCAGACCTGTAGCGGTTCGTTCATACGTAGGAGGCAAAATTGCTTCTAACTATATTTTTACTGCATTTAGTATTACTGTTGGGTACCTTGCATCCTATCTATACGTGAATTTTCTATTCACAAATGTTGCTGTTTCCGATATGCTCATAGGCCTATTATTTTATCTTGTCTGGGTTCTTTTTATAGTCTCGTTTACAACTATGATTAGCACTCTTATAAATAGTCCCGGCCTTATCGCATTAATTTCCATTGCGTGTTTAATAGCTTGCAGAGTTATTGTGGGCTTAAGTTCAGTCATAGATTTAGTAAACCCTGCTAGTATGAGTATGTATGCTATGGAAGTACTCATAACAGGTTCTGTAAATTCAAACGCAATAGGCAATCTAGCGCTAACCTTTCTTTGTGTGATCTTGGCAGTATTTGTAACAAACTATTGGATTTCCAATAAAAAATTCAGTAACGAATGA
- a CDS encoding ABC transporter ATP-binding protein — protein MKLEIRNVKKTFKNKTAVDSFSMELQSGDCVGLIGPNGAGKSTLIKMIADIINPDTGEILLNGKKISSMKKEIGYLPQYPNFFHWMTARETLMFMGKLSGLSKNVLTSSIPIILKKVGLSKEEDTKVGTFSGGMKQRLGIAQTLLHKPSLIIMDEPVSALDPIGRREVLNLIQEIKKETTILLSTHILGDAQEICERFIVIKDGLKIEDTSITELLQRNGDNKLNIEITEKDQKWIGIVEELPYVKGIEVIGNKLKVKVENLETNKNLLLSHALKHNVNILKFEIGNDTLEEIFLKLVVEK, from the coding sequence TTGAAATTGGAAATCAGAAATGTAAAGAAAACTTTTAAAAACAAAACTGCAGTCGACAGCTTCTCGATGGAGCTACAATCAGGAGATTGTGTCGGACTAATCGGACCGAATGGAGCTGGGAAATCGACGCTCATTAAAATGATCGCAGATATTATTAATCCAGACACTGGTGAAATACTCTTAAACGGAAAAAAAATTTCTTCGATGAAAAAAGAAATTGGATACTTACCACAATATCCAAACTTCTTTCATTGGATGACAGCTAGAGAGACACTTATGTTCATGGGAAAACTTTCGGGACTAAGTAAAAATGTATTAACGAGCTCTATTCCAATCATTTTAAAAAAAGTTGGATTAAGCAAAGAGGAAGACACGAAAGTAGGTACATTTTCAGGAGGCATGAAACAACGACTTGGAATTGCTCAAACTTTACTACATAAGCCTTCCCTCATTATTATGGATGAGCCAGTTTCTGCCTTAGACCCTATTGGTCGAAGAGAAGTATTAAACCTTATTCAAGAAATAAAAAAGGAAACAACGATTCTACTATCAACACATATTTTAGGTGATGCACAAGAAATCTGTGAGAGATTTATAGTTATTAAAGATGGATTGAAAATTGAGGATACATCAATTACTGAACTACTTCAAAGAAATGGTGACAATAAATTAAATATAGAGATTACAGAGAAGGATCAAAAATGGATTGGCATTGTAGAAGAATTACCTTACGTGAAAGGCATAGAAGTAATTGGGAATAAGCTAAAGGTGAAAGTTGAAAACCTTGAAACTAACAAAAACTTATTACTAAGTCATGCACTGAAGCATAATGTAAATATCCTAAAGTTTGAAATCGGAAACGATACATTAGAAGAAATCTTTTTGAAATTGGTGGTGGAAAAATGA
- a CDS encoding PLD nuclease N-terminal domain-containing protein, translated as MQLHYGIDDLKDFDLMSFLPIVLPVILVGFILAMVALIDLYRNKSRRNNVLIWTLIIIFGNTIGPILYFVIGRKDSERF; from the coding sequence ATGCAATTACATTATGGAATAGATGATTTAAAGGACTTTGATTTAATGTCGTTTCTACCTATTGTACTTCCAGTTATTTTAGTAGGATTCATACTTGCAATGGTGGCATTAATAGATTTGTACAGAAATAAAAGCAGAAGGAATAATGTACTCATATGGACGCTAATAATAATTTTTGGCAATACAATTGGACCTATTCTGTATTTTGTTATAGGAAGAAAGGATAGTGAGCGATTTTGA
- a CDS encoding helix-turn-helix domain-containing protein — protein sequence MLNKVEVLMHPVRMKISQALLRNKEDGLTPLEMVKIIKDVPQATLYRHIQVLLDSEIIRVIKEKKVKSVSEKYYVLNEEKLKLDQDEWNQASQQEKLDFVSFYQLSLMTQYQNYLKKIEETNDSPDGATFSLVELKMNDGDFLNFQNELKEILTKYYHSTKDQNEKDTPVRTIAVTIIPDT from the coding sequence ATGTTAAATAAAGTTGAAGTTCTAATGCATCCAGTACGAATGAAAATTTCTCAAGCATTATTAAGGAATAAAGAAGATGGACTAACACCATTAGAAATGGTCAAAATCATTAAAGATGTGCCACAAGCAACACTCTACAGACATATACAAGTGTTATTGGACTCCGAAATAATTCGTGTAATAAAGGAAAAAAAGGTGAAGTCGGTATCTGAGAAATATTATGTATTAAATGAAGAGAAGCTGAAACTTGACCAAGATGAATGGAATCAAGCGTCACAACAAGAAAAACTGGATTTTGTATCCTTTTATCAATTATCACTAATGACTCAATATCAAAATTATTTAAAGAAAATAGAAGAAACGAACGATTCTCCTGATGGAGCGACATTTTCTTTAGTGGAATTAAAAATGAATGATGGAGACTTCCTAAATTTTCAAAATGAGCTAAAAGAAATCTTAACTAAATACTACCATTCTACGAAGGACCAAAATGAAAAAGATACCCCTGTGCGAACAATAGCGGTTACAATTATTCCAGATACATGA
- a CDS encoding ABC transporter permease produces the protein MFLRIVKNDFIKNKFLTVSIFVFITMSVIMAASAINNIANLIQGVSDFQESAVPADITVMHAGEYDQADIDHFTEEYRDHIFMQETMVLQNIDGSDIHFAQNQTMAGTIQDISFVIQNKNIDFILDLDNEKLDVREGFVAVPIYFMERCDLKIGDTITVKSGGYEKELIISDYARDFEMNSSITSSKRFVINQNDYNEMLKMQAGELEYLIEFKLNEKGDSAVVQTAYNEAGLPANGPIMEGKIFTMFNAMSDLAVALVIIFISILLIVIATLCIRLTFLATFDEDIKEIGVMKAIGISKRDIKKVYLNKYRVISIAAGIIGYLLSFVAVNLLNGNMRLYISSDLSGNLKYVLTLIAPLFVYFMIVMYSKQVLKRIDKISAVEALRKDSMEHGKNRKYSFPLLKNKIFSTNIYMGLRDVWKRFKLYRLLFVIFIVCTFIAILPVNIYNTMNSPEFSTYMGIGKSDMRIDLRRTDRITEDFKKLQEELKNDSDIEKYAAYITSSYQVKNREGSWDYNNIETGDFSVFPLNYLEGRAPEGKAEISLSFANAAKDGLNKKVGDDITVKIGEEEQTLTVTGIYQDITNGGKTAKAHTSLGVNEEAVLWYIVSLDLADGAENRVKMDYYQNAYSTAQVNNIKEYTHQTLGNIIEQMGTVVIGGFAIAIIIAVLITALFLRMLLSKDMSQIAIMRSTGLTSKNISHQYMAGTLMVLILGIILGVLFSNYLGEFLVSMAMSFMGAAKIEFVHVVWQTWLLCPLALIVVVGFTIFVSCRVAVKDDLSVVLRS, from the coding sequence TTGTTTTTAAGAATTGTGAAAAACGATTTCATTAAGAATAAGTTTTTAACTGTGTCCATATTTGTGTTTATCACTATGTCCGTTATTATGGCGGCCAGTGCCATTAATAATATTGCTAATCTGATTCAGGGGGTGTCAGACTTTCAGGAGAGTGCAGTACCAGCTGACATTACTGTGATGCATGCCGGAGAATATGACCAGGCAGACATCGACCATTTCACAGAAGAATACCGAGATCATATATTTATGCAGGAGACGATGGTTCTTCAAAATATAGATGGAAGTGATATTCATTTTGCTCAAAATCAAACGATGGCTGGAACTATACAGGATATTTCATTTGTTATACAGAATAAGAATATTGATTTTATTTTGGACCTGGATAATGAAAAGTTGGATGTAAGGGAAGGTTTCGTTGCGGTTCCCATCTATTTCATGGAACGATGTGATTTAAAAATAGGTGATACGATTACGGTGAAAAGTGGCGGGTATGAGAAAGAGCTTATCATTTCAGATTATGCAAGAGATTTTGAGATGAACTCTTCCATTACTTCCTCTAAACGGTTTGTGATAAATCAAAATGACTATAATGAAATGCTTAAAATGCAGGCAGGCGAACTAGAATATCTAATCGAATTCAAGCTGAATGAAAAAGGGGATTCTGCGGTTGTTCAGACTGCCTATAACGAAGCAGGTCTTCCGGCAAACGGGCCTATAATGGAAGGTAAGATATTTACGATGTTTAATGCCATGTCAGATTTGGCAGTTGCACTTGTTATTATATTTATTAGTATTCTGCTTATTGTGATTGCTACACTCTGTATCAGACTTACATTTCTGGCAACGTTTGATGAGGATATTAAAGAAATTGGTGTTATGAAAGCAATTGGGATATCCAAAAGAGATATAAAAAAGGTCTATCTTAACAAATATAGAGTTATCTCAATAGCTGCTGGTATTATCGGTTATTTACTTTCCTTTGTAGCGGTAAATCTGTTGAACGGTAATATGAGACTTTATATCTCTTCGGATTTATCTGGAAACTTGAAATATGTACTAACTCTTATAGCACCTTTATTTGTATATTTCATGATTGTGATGTACAGCAAACAAGTACTGAAACGAATTGATAAGATTTCTGCGGTGGAAGCATTGCGGAAAGATTCTATGGAACATGGAAAGAATCGAAAGTACAGTTTTCCGCTGCTGAAAAACAAAATTTTCAGCACTAATATTTATATGGGACTAAGGGATGTATGGAAACGATTCAAACTATACAGGCTGCTGTTTGTTATTTTTATCGTATGTACGTTTATTGCCATACTTCCTGTAAATATCTATAACACGATGAATTCACCGGAATTTTCCACTTACATGGGAATAGGGAAATCCGATATGCGAATAGATCTTAGAAGGACTGATCGTATTACAGAAGATTTTAAAAAGCTGCAGGAAGAGCTGAAAAATGATTCGGATATAGAAAAGTATGCTGCTTATATCACAAGTTCCTACCAGGTTAAAAATAGGGAAGGTTCTTGGGACTACAATAATATTGAAACTGGAGATTTTTCCGTATTTCCATTAAATTATCTGGAAGGAAGAGCACCGGAGGGTAAAGCAGAGATCTCACTTTCCTTTGCCAATGCCGCAAAAGACGGATTAAACAAGAAAGTAGGAGATGATATAACAGTCAAGATTGGCGAGGAAGAACAGACTTTAACGGTTACGGGTATTTATCAGGATATTACAAATGGTGGAAAAACAGCAAAGGCCCATACGAGTCTTGGAGTAAATGAAGAGGCCGTTCTTTGGTATATTGTGAGTTTGGATTTGGCTGATGGTGCTGAAAATCGGGTGAAAATGGACTACTACCAGAATGCTTATAGCACAGCTCAGGTCAATAATATCAAAGAATATACGCATCAGACACTTGGAAATATCATAGAGCAGATGGGTACCGTAGTGATAGGCGGATTCGCCATCGCGATTATTATAGCTGTATTAATTACGGCATTATTCCTTCGAATGTTATTATCCAAGGATATGTCTCAGATTGCAATCATGCGAAGTACGGGTCTAACTTCAAAAAATATTAGTCATCAATATATGGCAGGAACTTTGATGGTCCTGATATTAGGAATCATACTTGGCGTGCTGTTTTCGAATTATTTAGGGGAGTTTCTTGTTAGTATGGCTATGTCCTTTATGGGAGCTGCAAAAATTGAATTTGTTCATGTTGTATGGCAGACTTGGCTGCTATGTCCGCTAGCGCTGATTGTAGTAGTTGGCTTTACAATATTTGTGTCCTGTAGGGTAGCCGTAAAAGATGATTTATCTGTCGTTTTAAGAAGTTAG
- a CDS encoding ABC transporter ATP-binding protein produces the protein MSNIIEARSMNKKVELGKDNELHILKYVNLDIEEGEFVSVMGPSGSGKSTLLYNISGMDRVTSGSVKFKDREISTLKEEELAKVRLDHMGFIFQDIHLLKNLSLIDNVMFPALVPKDVDKNAVYQKAKNLMKMTGIDKLADRTIIQGSGGQLQRVAICRSLINNPDIIFGDEPTGALDSKSTREIMSILAEINKEGTTVMLVTHDVKVAAKTERILFMVDGNLVAQKKMLKYDEQQDDIKQREESIMKWLVENGF, from the coding sequence ATGAGCAATATAATAGAAGCAAGAAGTATGAACAAAAAAGTAGAATTAGGAAAAGATAATGAGCTTCATATATTGAAGTATGTAAACCTGGATATAGAAGAAGGTGAATTCGTGTCAGTTATGGGGCCATCTGGTAGTGGAAAATCAACGCTTTTGTATAATATAAGCGGAATGGATAGAGTTACTTCCGGCAGTGTGAAATTTAAAGACCGTGAAATCAGCACACTAAAAGAAGAAGAACTTGCAAAGGTTAGACTGGATCACATGGGATTTATCTTTCAGGATATTCATCTATTAAAAAATCTTTCATTGATTGACAATGTTATGTTTCCCGCTCTTGTACCAAAGGATGTGGATAAAAATGCAGTGTATCAAAAAGCAAAAAATCTGATGAAGATGACAGGAATTGACAAGCTTGCAGATCGTACTATCATCCAAGGCTCTGGTGGTCAGTTACAGAGAGTAGCTATCTGCAGATCATTGATAAATAATCCAGATATTATTTTTGGAGACGAACCGACCGGAGCATTAGATTCCAAATCGACAAGAGAGATAATGTCTATACTGGCAGAGATTAACAAGGAAGGGACAACTGTCATGCTCGTTACACATGATGTGAAGGTGGCAGCAAAAACTGAAAGAATACTATTTATGGTAGATGGAAATCTTGTTGCACAGAAGAAAATGCTAAAATACGATGAGCAGCAAGACGATATTAAGCAAAGAGAAGAAAGTATTATGAAATGGTTAGTGGAAAATGGGTTCTAA